A single window of Sphingobacterium sp. ML3W DNA harbors:
- a CDS encoding SdiA-regulated domain-containing protein, translating into MNSKKIFWICMPIASLFFFSACAQTPKSFVSPKGYDLNNGEKQFLPDALHEISGIAFPQESSQYIFANEDEHGIVYFFAPGEQNLQQIKFAKKGDYEGIAINNGYVAVMESSGTIYTFPHADMSQKNASNVKVAESLIPKEEYESLAASTADSLLYVLCKKCTVDKGSKTLTGYILALAKDGEVSRKGEFKIDEEQIDRLSSLNGKSFRPSALTKNTQTNEWFILSSINKMLVVANDKWEVIGAYPLNPTVFNQPEAIAFDHSGNLYIGNEGGDKTNKATLIKFKLN; encoded by the coding sequence ATGAACAGTAAAAAAATATTTTGGATATGTATGCCGATAGCAAGCTTATTTTTCTTCTCGGCATGTGCACAAACCCCTAAAAGCTTTGTAAGTCCAAAGGGATATGATTTAAATAATGGCGAAAAGCAATTCTTGCCAGATGCCTTACATGAAATATCTGGTATAGCCTTCCCTCAAGAAAGCTCACAATATATTTTCGCTAATGAAGATGAGCATGGTATCGTATATTTTTTCGCTCCAGGTGAACAAAATCTGCAACAGATAAAGTTTGCGAAAAAAGGTGATTATGAAGGTATTGCTATTAATAATGGCTATGTGGCAGTTATGGAAAGCAGTGGTACTATTTATACTTTTCCTCATGCTGATATGAGTCAAAAAAATGCGTCAAATGTAAAAGTCGCAGAGAGTCTGATTCCAAAAGAGGAGTATGAATCATTAGCAGCTTCAACAGCGGATAGTTTATTATATGTATTATGTAAAAAGTGCACGGTAGATAAAGGGTCTAAAACATTGACCGGATATATATTGGCACTTGCTAAAGATGGCGAAGTTTCCCGCAAAGGTGAATTTAAAATAGATGAGGAACAAATTGACCGTCTTAGTAGTTTGAACGGAAAGAGCTTCCGTCCGTCGGCATTGACTAAAAACACACAGACGAATGAATGGTTTATTCTTTCCTCTATCAATAAGATGCTCGTGGTTGCCAATGATAAATGGGAAGTGATAGGAGCTTACCCCTTGAATCCAACTGTTTTTAATCAGCCAGAAGCCATTGCCTTCGATCATTCGGGTAATCTATATATAGGAAATGAGGGTGGGGATAAAACTAATAAAGCAACATTAATAAAATTTAAATTGAATTGA
- a CDS encoding YceI family protein, which translates to MITQKWLVDPSHSEVSFKVKHLMITTVTGYFGKFDLEVETVSDDFNTAQKIVFVAEIDSINTNDIQRDEHLRSADFFNSVENKYLKFLGTHYKGIGSDAQLTGQLTIGSVTRTITLDVVFGGIVVDGYSQTKAGFSVSGKLSRKEFGLTWDAVTEAGNIVVSDEVRINAEIQIVRQS; encoded by the coding sequence ATGATCACACAAAAATGGTTGGTTGACCCAAGTCACAGTGAGGTGTCTTTTAAAGTAAAGCACTTGATGATTACGACGGTGACAGGTTATTTTGGGAAATTTGACCTTGAGGTAGAGACCGTTTCCGACGATTTTAATACAGCCCAAAAGATTGTATTTGTAGCTGAAATCGATTCGATTAATACCAATGATATACAGCGCGATGAACATTTGCGGTCGGCCGATTTTTTTAATAGTGTAGAAAACAAATATTTGAAATTCTTAGGTACACACTATAAAGGAATAGGCAGTGATGCCCAATTAACTGGCCAATTGACAATAGGGAGTGTTACCAGAACGATTACGTTAGACGTAGTATTTGGTGGCATTGTAGTCGATGGGTATAGCCAGACGAAAGCGGGGTTCTCAGTCTCTGGTAAGTTAAGCCGTAAGGAATTCGGTTTAACATGGGATGCGGTAACCGAGGCGGGTAATATCGTTGTAAGTGATGAAGTAAGAATCAATGCTGAAATACAAATTGTAAGGCAAAGTTAA
- a CDS encoding TatD family hydrolase — protein MCCNDNFQERNAGERNQSALDLNDISGMKFFDPHIHMTARTTDDYQAMVDAGIVAIIEPAFWLGQPRTGIDSFTDYYSSLIGWERFRSSQFGIKHYCTIGLNSREANNEKLAEQVMELLPQFIFKEGVVGIGEIGFDDQTAAEEKYFRLQLELAKEAGLPVQIHTPHRDKKRGTQRSMDIAIEHGLSPYSVIVDHNNEETVKEVLDRGFWAAFTIYPFTKMGNERMVDIVKQYGSERIMINSAADWGISDPLAVPKTAALMKKSGISLSDIELVSFRNAITAFSQSGQIDESDFISVKNIDQSQKFASNSILRGGQQPRIDKNSIIIT, from the coding sequence ATGTGCTGTAATGACAATTTCCAAGAAAGAAATGCAGGAGAAAGAAACCAAAGCGCTCTTGATTTAAATGATATTAGTGGAATGAAATTTTTTGATCCACATATCCATATGACTGCACGGACTACGGATGATTACCAAGCGATGGTAGATGCAGGTATCGTGGCTATCATAGAACCTGCTTTTTGGTTGGGTCAGCCGCGTACCGGAATTGATAGTTTTACGGATTATTATAGTAGCTTGATCGGTTGGGAAAGATTTAGATCTTCTCAGTTCGGTATTAAGCATTATTGTACGATAGGCTTAAATTCGCGTGAGGCTAATAATGAAAAGTTGGCTGAACAGGTAATGGAACTATTGCCTCAGTTTATTTTTAAAGAGGGAGTGGTTGGTATTGGTGAAATAGGTTTTGATGATCAGACTGCTGCGGAAGAAAAATATTTCAGATTGCAGTTGGAGCTTGCCAAAGAGGCAGGATTACCTGTACAGATTCATACACCGCATAGAGATAAGAAAAGAGGTACGCAGCGTAGTATGGATATTGCTATTGAGCATGGTCTCTCTCCTTATTCAGTGATTGTCGATCATAATAATGAAGAGACTGTTAAAGAGGTTTTAGACAGGGGTTTTTGGGCTGCTTTTACAATCTACCCATTTACGAAAATGGGTAATGAACGTATGGTAGATATTGTGAAACAATATGGTTCAGAGCGGATTATGATTAACTCAGCTGCAGATTGGGGTATTTCTGATCCACTTGCCGTACCTAAAACTGCTGCTTTAATGAAAAAATCTGGCATTAGTTTAAGTGATATCGAATTGGTCAGTTTCCGAAATGCAATTACGGCTTTTAGTCAAAGCGGGCAGATTGATGAAAGTGATTTCATATCCGTTAAGAATATTGATCAATCTCAAAAATTTGCGAGTAATTCTATTTTACGTGGTGGACAGCAACCACGAATTGATAAAAACTCGATTATCATTACTTAA
- a CDS encoding EboA domain-containing protein, protein MIDLERKKQLNELFQQILKQNLTLDAWSWLVLKVEAIKTEEKTLQLNQSFSQIPRMLGKNQVIIQPEESVEISTLLPGFSLQEWSSDRLARVWLLMQLPDHNKEVYLHKINNLFIASEMNELIALYSALPFLSYTEEWVSRCEEGIRSNIGTVLDAIMYHNPFPAKTLTEAAWNQLVLKAFFTEKDVNQITGLKERANQALACTLNDYVEERLAAHRTVHPEIYQLIELGK, encoded by the coding sequence ATGATCGATTTAGAGAGAAAAAAACAACTCAATGAGCTGTTCCAACAGATTCTTAAACAAAACCTGACTCTGGATGCATGGTCTTGGTTAGTCCTTAAGGTGGAGGCGATTAAAACAGAAGAAAAAACACTCCAGTTAAATCAAAGTTTTTCACAAATACCAAGGATGTTAGGTAAAAATCAGGTAATTATCCAGCCCGAAGAATCCGTGGAAATAAGTACATTATTGCCTGGTTTTTCTTTGCAGGAATGGTCTTCGGATCGACTGGCTCGTGTATGGTTGTTGATGCAGTTACCGGATCATAATAAAGAGGTTTATCTCCATAAAATAAATAACTTATTTATCGCTTCGGAAATGAATGAACTGATTGCACTTTATTCAGCTCTGCCTTTCTTAAGTTATACCGAAGAATGGGTTAGCAGATGTGAAGAAGGAATTCGTTCTAACATAGGAACGGTATTGGATGCAATTATGTATCACAATCCCTTTCCTGCAAAGACACTTACCGAAGCTGCATGGAACCAATTGGTTTTAAAAGCTTTTTTTACTGAAAAAGATGTTAACCAAATTACTGGATTAAAAGAAAGAGCGAATCAGGCCCTAGCGTGTACCTTAAACGATTATGTTGAAGAACGTCTAGCGGCCCATAGAACAGTTCATCCAGAAATTTATCAATTAATAGAATTAGGAAAATAA
- a CDS encoding OsmC family protein, with translation MNTVKATIGSDKYKTTVIAGKNNIIVDEPTEKGGLDLGFQPLELLASSLASCTAITLKMYTDHKQWAIEKFHVAVTVEQSEDKKETKLIRKISYEGNIDEKQQVRLEAVANTCPIHKILHSQISVETIIL, from the coding sequence ATGAACACCGTAAAAGCAACTATAGGATCCGATAAATACAAAACCACAGTTATCGCAGGAAAAAATAACATTATTGTTGATGAACCTACTGAAAAAGGAGGTCTTGACTTGGGTTTTCAGCCGTTAGAACTACTAGCGTCTTCGCTTGCTTCTTGTACAGCGATCACGCTAAAAATGTATACAGACCATAAACAATGGGCAATTGAAAAATTTCATGTAGCAGTTACCGTAGAACAATCTGAAGATAAAAAAGAAACAAAATTAATCCGGAAAATTAGTTATGAAGGTAATATTGATGAAAAACAACAAGTACGGTTGGAAGCAGTCGCGAATACTTGTCCAATACATAAGATTCTCCATTCACAAATAAGTGTAGAGACAATAATATTATAA
- a CDS encoding metallophosphoesterase, with the protein MLKFIHIVLLSFSMTQVIAQDSVLNRVIFIGDAGEINFKQETIIPLAADLILKGRTTVMFLGDNIYPRGMGLPGDQEEVETAEILRSQYGPMRAKGAPVYFIPGNHDWDRSGKDGLAKIRAQGDYLAQQNDSLLRLIPANGCPDPIEIPISDQMVIIAYDSEWWLFPYKKDNPNHECACNSEVEVLAKLKNILDKNQDKMVLVASHHPMQSFGIHGGHYSLKDHLFPLTLIDKSLYLPLPVIGSLYPLLRSTAFSNAEDMRHPTYKRLKQSVGKVFEGHPNYIYVAGHDHGLQFIKNRDQYQIVSGSGAKSSAIKNNKKLLYKNAKQGFVAVDMMLDRSTRITYYRYDNHGIKEDFVYCIPLRK; encoded by the coding sequence ATGTTAAAATTCATCCATATAGTTTTGCTATCCTTTTCAATGACTCAAGTTATTGCTCAAGATAGTGTGCTCAATCGCGTTATTTTTATAGGCGATGCTGGTGAGATAAATTTTAAACAAGAAACCATCATACCACTTGCTGCAGATTTAATTCTAAAGGGTAGAACGACCGTTATGTTTTTGGGAGATAATATCTATCCGCGTGGAATGGGGCTTCCGGGTGACCAAGAGGAAGTAGAAACTGCGGAAATCTTGCGTTCTCAATATGGGCCGATGCGAGCAAAAGGTGCACCCGTATATTTTATCCCTGGAAACCATGACTGGGACAGGTCGGGTAAGGATGGATTAGCAAAGATTAGGGCTCAAGGAGATTATTTAGCGCAACAAAATGATTCTCTCTTGCGGTTGATTCCAGCAAATGGATGCCCTGACCCGATTGAAATCCCGATCTCGGATCAGATGGTTATTATTGCTTATGATAGTGAATGGTGGCTTTTTCCTTATAAAAAAGATAATCCTAATCATGAATGCGCATGTAACTCCGAGGTAGAGGTTTTGGCAAAACTAAAAAACATACTGGATAAGAATCAGGACAAAATGGTATTGGTAGCCTCACATCACCCTATGCAATCTTTTGGAATACATGGGGGCCATTATTCGTTGAAAGATCACCTATTTCCGTTGACCCTGATTGATAAAAGCCTTTATTTACCGTTACCTGTTATTGGATCATTATATCCATTATTGCGTTCAACTGCTTTTTCAAATGCAGAGGATATGCGCCATCCTACATATAAACGTCTGAAACAAAGCGTTGGGAAGGTATTCGAAGGACACCCAAATTACATTTATGTAGCAGGCCATGATCATGGATTGCAGTTTATCAAAAATCGAGATCAATATCAAATAGTAAGTGGTTCCGGAGCTAAAAGTTCCGCTATTAAGAACAATAAGAAATTGCTTTATAAAAATGCTAAACAGGGTTTTGTTGCAGTAGATATGATGCTGGATCGGAGTACTCGTATTACTTATTATCGTTATGATAATCATGGAATAAAGGAGGATTTTGTATATTGCATACCCCTCAGGAAATAG
- the eboC gene encoding UbiA-like protein EboC (EboC, a homolog the polyprenyltransferase UbiA, belongs to system of proteins involved in the trafficking of precursor metabolites to an extracytoplasmic compartment so that the biosynthesis of certain natural products, such as scytonemin, can be completed.), which produces MEKLIGYIRLMRPANVVTAVADVLAGIAISGYLLTIGWDDPLPIILLCISTIGLYSGGIIFNDVFDANLDRVERPERPIPSGLISERGATIFGAIFFLIGVGTATFIGATTTVLAISIMVACLLYNKWAKHHAILGPLNMGLCRGLNLLLGVSIISSEVSQWWFLAIVPIIYIASITMISRDEVHGGSKRMLYFAALLYAFVIACILFFAVFKGDITVTLLFLAPFAWMIFKPLIKAINNPIGPNIGKAVKAGVIALILMNAAWASVFADWKIALTIIFLLPLSILLSKAFAVT; this is translated from the coding sequence TTGGAAAAATTAATAGGATATATCAGGTTAATGAGACCCGCAAATGTTGTAACTGCAGTAGCCGATGTACTTGCTGGTATAGCGATATCAGGTTACTTGTTAACAATAGGTTGGGATGATCCATTGCCAATTATACTACTTTGTATTTCAACAATTGGTCTGTATAGTGGCGGCATTATTTTTAATGATGTCTTCGATGCCAATCTAGATCGGGTAGAACGTCCCGAACGTCCTATACCTAGTGGATTGATCAGCGAGAGAGGTGCAACTATTTTTGGAGCAATATTTTTCCTTATAGGGGTTGGGACCGCTACTTTTATTGGTGCGACGACAACTGTACTTGCCATATCCATTATGGTGGCTTGTTTACTGTATAATAAATGGGCGAAACACCATGCTATTTTAGGTCCCCTAAATATGGGGCTCTGTCGTGGATTAAACCTGTTACTTGGTGTCAGCATCATTAGTTCCGAAGTGAGTCAATGGTGGTTTTTGGCGATTGTACCTATTATTTATATTGCCTCTATCACGATGATAAGTAGGGATGAAGTACATGGAGGAAGTAAAAGAATGCTTTATTTCGCAGCTCTACTTTATGCCTTTGTTATAGCTTGTATCTTATTTTTTGCAGTTTTCAAAGGAGATATTACCGTCACCCTTTTATTCCTTGCACCCTTTGCATGGATGATTTTTAAGCCACTTATAAAAGCAATAAATAACCCTATAGGACCCAATATCGGAAAAGCAGTTAAAGCCGGTGTGATTGCTTTGATTTTAATGAATGCGGCTTGGGCCAGTGTTTTTGCAGATTGGAAAATTGCGCTGACAATCATTTTTTTATTACCATTATCCATTTTACTAAGTAAAGCTTTCGCTGTTACTTAA
- a CDS encoding 3-dehydroquinate synthase has protein sequence MSFLEQSFSVKFEYKIHFTKSLFDIDNPTLIDFFKGNPTDVLRKIFFVLDQGVADAHPDLVPRIKAYFKQQQEVQLIQEILVIPGGEASKNDTSLFDRVVEAVDHYGIDRHSYIAAIGGGAVLDLVGYAAAVSHRGIKHIRIPTTVLSQNDSGIGVKNGINYKGKKNFLGTFAPPSVVFNDDQFLLTLTDRDWRSGISEAVKVALIKDPTFFYWIEEHATKLVARDLDTMNYLIVRCAELHLNHIASADPFEMGSARPLDFGHWSAHKLEQLSNFHVLHGEAVAMGIALDSAYSFLSGLLTEDKLLRILHVLHHLSFDISNPLIQINDQESPILSGLTEFQEHLGGKLTITLLTDLGTGKEVHHMDHQLLIAASNYVLNFTSVTAGLNH, from the coding sequence ATGAGTTTTTTAGAACAGTCCTTTAGTGTAAAATTTGAATATAAAATACATTTTACTAAATCGTTATTTGACATCGATAATCCTACTTTAATAGATTTTTTTAAAGGGAATCCTACCGATGTTTTACGGAAAATATTTTTTGTATTAGATCAGGGGGTAGCTGATGCACACCCTGATTTAGTGCCTCGTATTAAAGCTTATTTTAAACAACAACAAGAGGTTCAGCTGATCCAAGAGATTTTGGTTATTCCGGGAGGAGAAGCCTCAAAGAATGACACTTCCTTGTTTGATCGTGTAGTAGAAGCGGTGGATCATTACGGTATTGATCGCCATTCTTACATAGCTGCAATTGGTGGTGGAGCAGTGCTCGACCTTGTCGGTTATGCGGCGGCTGTATCTCACCGTGGGATCAAGCATATCCGCATACCAACAACCGTACTTTCGCAGAATGACTCTGGTATCGGTGTTAAGAATGGCATAAATTATAAAGGAAAGAAAAATTTCTTAGGGACTTTCGCGCCCCCCTCTGTAGTGTTCAATGATGATCAGTTTTTGTTAACATTAACGGATCGGGATTGGCGGTCAGGTATTTCAGAGGCTGTTAAAGTTGCATTGATAAAAGACCCAACATTTTTCTATTGGATTGAAGAACATGCGACAAAATTGGTTGCTCGTGATTTAGATACCATGAACTATCTGATTGTACGTTGTGCTGAATTACATTTAAATCATATTGCATCTGCAGATCCATTTGAGATGGGATCTGCGAGACCTTTGGATTTTGGTCATTGGAGCGCACATAAATTGGAGCAATTAAGCAATTTTCATGTTTTGCATGGTGAGGCTGTAGCAATGGGTATCGCTTTGGATAGTGCCTATTCATTCTTAAGCGGATTATTAACAGAGGATAAATTGTTGCGCATATTGCATGTATTGCATCATCTATCATTTGATATTTCTAATCCATTAATTCAGATTAATGATCAAGAATCACCTATACTTAGTGGTTTAACGGAGTTTCAGGAACATCTTGGGGGTAAGTTGACCATCACGCTATTAACTGACCTAGGTACAGGGAAAGAGGTGCATCATATGGACCATCAGTTATTGATAGCAGCAAGTAACTATGTCTTAAATTTTACCAGCGTAACAGCTGGCTTAAATCATTAA
- the eboE gene encoding metabolite traffic protein EboE: MKVNTGHLTYCTNIHPGKNWADDFKALKDNFSFIKQSVSKNEPLGIGLRLSNISSLELVKEDNLIEFKQWLKENDAYVFTMNGFPYGEFHRTVVKEDVHTPDWTTDARKDYTIRLFTILQSLLAEGMTGGISTSPLSYRHWFKSTADFMEAKRIATLNIVEVIKELISMAESTGTIMHLDLEPEPDGILETGREFIDWYTNDLLPIAVQDIATSFGITAIDAESLIKRHLCLCYDVCHFAIGYEDHAVVLKELKAKGIRVGKIQISAALKANLDQSSEQRAIIKNSFQKFNEPTYLHQVVALKSDGQVIRYSDLTPALADFDHHDVIQWRAHFHVPISVQDIGALQSTQQDIIELLELQKNEPFTDHLEVETYTWEVLPEQLKIPIAESISNELDWVIKTNV; this comes from the coding sequence ATGAAAGTTAATACAGGCCATTTAACATATTGCACAAATATCCATCCAGGAAAAAATTGGGCCGATGATTTTAAAGCTTTAAAGGATAATTTTTCCTTTATCAAACAGTCTGTTTCAAAAAATGAGCCACTTGGAATAGGACTTAGATTATCTAATATTTCGAGCTTGGAGCTCGTTAAAGAGGATAATTTAATTGAGTTCAAGCAATGGTTGAAAGAAAATGACGCTTATGTCTTTACGATGAACGGTTTTCCTTATGGCGAATTTCATCGTACAGTAGTCAAAGAGGATGTACATACACCAGATTGGACTACTGATGCGCGTAAAGATTATACGATAAGACTCTTTACCATTCTACAGTCTTTATTAGCCGAAGGAATGACTGGTGGTATCTCGACATCTCCACTTAGTTATAGACACTGGTTTAAGTCCACTGCTGATTTTATGGAGGCAAAAAGGATTGCTACCTTAAATATAGTGGAAGTAATAAAGGAATTGATTTCGATGGCAGAAAGTACGGGTACAATCATGCATCTCGACTTGGAACCTGAGCCGGATGGGATATTGGAAACAGGGCGAGAATTTATCGATTGGTATACGAATGATTTACTCCCGATAGCAGTTCAGGATATTGCAACATCATTTGGTATCACTGCAATTGACGCCGAATCATTGATTAAGAGACACCTTTGTCTTTGCTATGATGTTTGCCATTTTGCAATCGGTTATGAAGACCATGCAGTCGTGCTAAAAGAGCTAAAAGCGAAAGGAATACGAGTGGGTAAAATACAAATATCTGCAGCTTTAAAAGCAAACTTAGATCAATCTAGTGAACAAAGAGCAATTATTAAAAATAGTTTTCAAAAGTTTAATGAACCGACTTATCTACATCAAGTAGTAGCCCTTAAAAGTGATGGTCAAGTGATACGCTATTCGGACCTAACACCTGCACTGGCAGATTTTGATCATCATGATGTGATTCAATGGCGTGCCCACTTCCATGTCCCTATATCTGTACAAGATATTGGCGCATTACAGTCCACACAACAAGATATCATCGAACTATTAGAGCTGCAAAAAAACGAACCCTTTACCGATCATTTAGAAGTGGAGACCTACACTTGGGAGGTACTACCAGAACAATTAAAAATACCCATTGCAGAATCTATTAGTAATGAACTGGATTGGGTAATCAAAACGAATGTATAA
- a CDS encoding pirin family protein: MSNIGVIIEERAANIGNFMVGRLLPFHQKRMVGPFTFIDHMGPAALNEYENLDVGPHPHVGLSTLTYLFEGAIMHRDSLGTEMEIKPGAVNWMTAGKGVTHSERTPEYLRHTDKVLHGLQIWVALPKELEECEPSFEHTNAEDLPHWEDQQGVNYTLIAGEAFGKKSPVSVYSKLYFIEIKSKNKAKVSIGKDLYGESGLYILEGSITDNGTIFEPKQLLVAKDAQLCEFEIGENSTIYIFGGEPLPEERYILWNFVGSSKQRLEQAKQDWIDKKFPPVANETGYIPLPDFYLNNKI, encoded by the coding sequence ATGTCAAATATAGGAGTCATTATAGAAGAGCGAGCCGCAAACATCGGTAATTTTATGGTCGGTCGTCTCCTTCCATTCCATCAAAAAAGAATGGTCGGGCCATTTACATTTATCGACCATATGGGGCCGGCTGCATTGAATGAATATGAAAATCTAGATGTAGGTCCTCACCCCCATGTTGGACTATCAACTTTAACTTATCTTTTTGAAGGCGCCATCATGCATCGCGATAGCCTAGGTACCGAAATGGAAATAAAACCTGGAGCCGTAAATTGGATGACTGCTGGAAAAGGTGTAACACATTCGGAGCGAACCCCAGAATATTTACGCCATACCGACAAAGTATTACATGGGTTGCAGATCTGGGTAGCCCTTCCTAAGGAACTGGAAGAATGCGAACCTTCGTTTGAACACACCAATGCAGAAGACCTTCCGCATTGGGAAGATCAACAAGGTGTAAACTACACGCTAATTGCAGGAGAGGCATTTGGAAAAAAATCCCCCGTATCTGTTTACAGTAAACTGTACTTTATCGAAATAAAATCAAAAAATAAAGCAAAAGTCAGTATAGGTAAAGATCTCTATGGCGAATCGGGACTTTATATCTTGGAAGGTAGTATAACAGATAATGGAACAATTTTCGAACCCAAACAACTCCTTGTAGCTAAAGATGCACAGTTGTGCGAATTTGAAATTGGTGAAAATTCGACTATTTATATTTTTGGAGGAGAGCCATTGCCTGAAGAACGTTATATCCTTTGGAACTTCGTGGGTTCTTCCAAACAAAGACTTGAACAGGCCAAACAAGACTGGATCGATAAAAAATTTCCACCCGTTGCCAATGAAACTGGCTATATACCACTACCTGATTTTTACTTAAATAATAAAATATAA
- a CDS encoding transmembrane 220 family protein: protein MMLSVLNIIFCIAFIGFAYVNLNDKDSWLWIPIYMLASVCCGLTVFDLYYPFIYLGAIVFYLIYAVILFFAKDGVRDWLMKYRTPSLVESMQATKPYIEKTREFFGLLIVAAALAINYFVAVNL, encoded by the coding sequence ATGATGCTAAGCGTTTTAAATATTATTTTTTGCATTGCATTTATTGGATTTGCATATGTAAATCTCAATGATAAAGATTCATGGCTATGGATACCAATATATATGCTGGCATCCGTTTGCTGTGGGTTGACTGTTTTTGATCTTTATTATCCATTTATATATCTTGGTGCTATTGTATTTTATCTTATTTATGCTGTTATCCTCTTTTTTGCAAAAGATGGAGTTCGTGATTGGTTGATGAAATACCGAACGCCAAGTCTGGTGGAGAGTATGCAAGCTACTAAACCTTATATTGAGAAAACGAGAGAATTTTTCGGTCTTCTCATTGTTGCTGCTGCGTTGGCTATAAACTATTTTGTTGCTGTTAATTTGTAA